One Mercurialis annua linkage group LG3, ddMerAnnu1.2, whole genome shotgun sequence DNA window includes the following coding sequences:
- the LOC126674801 gene encoding pentatricopeptide repeat-containing protein At3g60050-like — translation MNAIALFGARMAHKFSYISLVSRKLCDWSFDGYKSDDNGFQHIEEPIKKLYKISGADSFDYEYGDEDPYSKGSWFFENVKFDAARVLDVLRQDGPGFDAKAGLCELHLRVSGLLVKEVLKRILRNINDDNKMRCAKLGYKFFVWSSQQENYRHTVNIYHLIMKIFADCEEFKAMWRLLDEMVENGFPTTARTFNILICTCCGAGLGRRVVERFIKSKAFNYRPFKHSYNAILHSLLAVGEYKLIEWVHQQMLIEHHYPDTLTFNILMCAKYRLNKLHDVHRLLDEMARSGLSPDLYTYNILLHVLGKGNKPLPALKLLSHMKEVSVNPSNLHFTTLIDGLSHAGNLDACKYFFDEMIKSGYLPDVVCYTVMITGYVVAGEFEKAQELFNEMIERGQLPNVYTYNSMIRGLCMAQRFEEARSMLKEMESRGCNPNFRVYKTLVRNLRNAGKLSEAHGVIKEMTKKGHYVHRLKVQGI, via the coding sequence ATGAACGCTATTGCTTTATTTGGTGCAAGAATGGCTCATAAATTTTCATACATATCATTAGTCTCACGGAAATTATGTGATTGGAGTTTTGATGGATATAAAAGTGATGATAATGGGTTTCAACATATTGAGGAACCCATAAAGAAACTATATAAAATTTCAGGTGCTGACTCTTTTGATTATGAATACGGCGATGAGGACCCTTATTCTAAGGGGAGTTGGTTTTTTGAGAATGTGAAGTTTGATGCTGCAAGAGTACTTGACGTTTTACGGCAGGATGGTCCCGGCTTTGACGCAAAAGCTGGTCTGTGTGAGTTGCATTTGAGGGTCTCGGGACTGCTTGTAAAGGAAGTCCTTAAGAGAATTTTGAGAAATATAAATGACGACAATAAAATGCGATGTGCAAAATTAGGGTATAAGTTTTTTGTATGGTCTAGTCAGCAGGAAAACTATAGGCACACAGTAAATATTTATCATTTGATTATGAAGATTTTTGCAGATTGTGAGGAGTTTAAGGCAATGTGGAGATTACTTGATGAAATGGTTGAGAATGGATTTCCAACTACAGCACGGACATTTAACATATTGATATGTACTTGTTGTGGGGCAGGTTTGGGTAGGAGAGTTGTGGAGAGGTTCATTAAATCAAAGGCATTCAATTATAGGCCGTTTAAACACTCTTACAATGCTATCCTACATTCACTTCTTGCAGTTGGCGAGTACAAATTAATTGAGTGGGTTCATCAGCAAATGCTGATTGAGCATCATTATCCGGATACTTTAACTTTTAACATTCTTATGTGTGCAAAATATAGATTGAACAAGTTACATGATGTTCATAGATTGCTTGATGAAATGGCTAGGAGCGGATTGTCCCCAGATCTCTACACCTATAACATCCTTCTCCATGTTCTCGGTAAAGGAAATAAGCCTCTTCCCGCACTTAAACTATTGAGTCATATGAAGGAAGTGAGTGTAAATCCTAGCAATCTTCACTTCACCACATTGATTGATGGATTGAGTCATGCTGGAAATTTAGATGCCtgcaaatatttttttgatgaaatgaTAAAATCTGGATACCTGCCAGATGTTGTTTGTTATACTGTAATGATCACGGGATATGTAGTAGCAGGGGAGTTTGAAAAGGCTCAGGAATTGTTCAATGAGATGATAGAGAGGGGGCAGTTGCCAAATGTATATACCTACAATTCAATGATTCGAGGGTTGTGTATGGCTCAGAGGTTTGAGGAGGCTCGCTCCATGCTAAAGGAAATGGAATCTAGAGGATGTAATCCCAATTTTCGTGTATACAAGACATTAGTGAGAAATTTGCGGAATGCTGGAAAGCTTTCAGAAGCTCATGGAGTAATAAAAGAGATGACGAAGAAAGGGCATTACGTCCATCGTCTCAAAGTTCAAGGGATATAG